Proteins encoded within one genomic window of Candidatus Methylarchaceae archaeon HK02M2:
- a CDS encoding 3-isopropylmalate dehydratase small subunit: MGKAIKYGDDVNTDVIIPSRYLVLTDPNELAKHAMEGVDPSFIKKSKDAIVVAGSNFGCGSSREQAPISLKYSGIGCVIAKSFARIFYRNAINIGLPVLECENLSNLVQDGDRLSLDLKSGKIKNLSRNISAQAQPLPDFILELIEMDGLLNKLKKAIV, translated from the coding sequence ATGGGAAAAGCAATAAAGTATGGTGATGATGTAAATACCGATGTAATCATCCCAAGCAGATATCTCGTTTTGACAGATCCTAATGAGTTAGCAAAACATGCTATGGAAGGTGTAGATCCATCCTTTATCAAGAAGAGCAAAGATGCAATAGTGGTTGCTGGTAGTAACTTTGGTTGTGGCTCAAGTAGAGAACAGGCACCGATATCACTTAAATATTCGGGTATAGGATGTGTAATAGCAAAATCTTTTGCTCGCATATTCTACAGGAATGCGATCAATATTGGCCTGCCAGTTCTAGAATGTGAGAATTTATCGAATTTAGTTCAAGATGGTGACAGATTGAGTTTGGATTTGAAAAGCGGTAAAATTAAGAACTTGTCTCGTAACATATCTGCTCAAGCTCAACCACTACCAGACTTTATCCTTGAACTGATAGAGATGGATGGATTATTGAACAAACTGAAAAAAGCAATAGTATGA